The sequence below is a genomic window from Rhinopithecus roxellana isolate Shanxi Qingling chromosome 19, ASM756505v1, whole genome shotgun sequence.
CCTACTATATAGAAATGATTGAACATACAGTGGATACGTACAATGGAGTACCATGCAACTccttaaaaaatgacaaagatctTTACATATTGCTATAACGTGACCACCAGGATatattaagtttaaaaagaaaaagcaagatatAAATAAGTATGCACAGTTTCCTactgttttataaagaaaaaaagggggtaCAAATACATATACTATTTGcttacattttacaaaacaacaaaaaaaggataaaaaggatAAATggaaaaccaataaaaatttgTACCTATAGGGAAAACATCGGAACAGGGAGGGCAGAGATGGAAGCTTAACCTCTCTAAATATATCCAATATACATATAGTAGAATTTTTATATCCAATACAAAGCTAATTTAtacagagataaaatattttcaatagtgTAGTTCAAAGAAATAAACAGAGGAGTAAAACAAGAGCAAATACAGAAATACAGTATATGTAAGAATTAAAGATAACATGAAGGTGGTATTTCagtcagtgaacaaaacagagattTGTTTTTCCAGTGATGCCATGGAAACTGATTAACTATTTGAAGAAAATTAAGTTAGATGAGTCACTCATTTCATCCACTCAAATAAAttgtattcattcatctatctcTTCATCTTCTAtctattttattcaacaaatatttatagaatatctTCCACGTGCTAGGCTCTGAACTAGTCACTGGGAAAAAAGAGTCACTATGCATACAcaggaagaaataatttaatctAACATTCACAAGCAAAACCTGAATTGGAGTTCTGccgcttactagctgtgtgatactggatgttatttaacctctttacTTCAGTTTCCATATGTGTAAGAGGGGGTAATAACAGTACCCATCCTACCTTAATGAGcattaaatgcaaatatttatgaagcacttaAAAATGCTGACACAGCATAAGTGCTACAttaagtgtttgttaaataaataaaacaaattgataGAAGGCTTGTATAGGTAGGTAGAGGCAAAGATCCTCAAGGATGGTCCATGAACCCCTGGGAAATAGTAAGTTCAAAACTGCTTTCAAAATAAGATTTagatgttatttgcctttttcattgtCTCAACATTTTCAATGATGTTGTAAAGTAATGGTAAAATCGCTTACTAAACTTACTAGTAGTCCCCATCATGTactcttcgtttttttttttttttttaaagccagttttatttaaaaatgtctatggAAGCATAAACATTACtaatttcattgaattttaaCCCTTGAAGTGCCTTTTTAATATACAGGGttaatgaaataggaaatattcaTAAGGCAAATCTGTTTATACCAAAGAACAATGGTCACCTTGAGGAAATGAGTTGTGAGCTGAACCAACCGCTTGTTTCACAGACCACCATTTTACCTGAAAGGGTGACCGAATGGCAAACTATGTTATCTAACTTGGGTATCTGGcagacagtttctcaaaaatgaacAGAGTAAACCTGTCGTATCAAGGACAACAAATGagttttttataaaatttgagCTTTCAGGCAGAAATTACAAGGTTTGGAAAACTTCTATCTACTACCGAGAGCTTGATGGCCTCCTAAAACTTAAAGGCTTTTCTGATAACGTCAGTTGTGATACTGCAAGttataatattcaaaaatattgcACAATATAAAGTGTCAACAAAGATCTGCATAACTTAGTGAACCAATATTGTCCAAAGACTGATAGAGTTCAATACATGAAAAATTCACGGATGTGGTTTCAGATTCTACATTGAACCTAATCTTTCAGAAAGTACCACTTGTTCAGTTTTGGAGctgtttcaaagaagaaaagccaTAATTACCTGAAAAGACCATAAAATACTCCTTCCTTTTCCAACTTATACCCATGTGATGCTGGATTTTCTCCATGCATGGCAACCAAAACAACAAGTCATTTCAAGTTGCATTCAGAAGCAGTTGTAAGACTATAGCTACCTTCTATTATGTCATACATTAAAGAGATTGGCAAAAGTGTAAAACAATGCtatatttcttaacattttttggttaaagaaaatagctgttttttaataaaaaaaatactgtgctAACATGTAAcaggtttataattttttatttatatttttcttttaagagatgaggtctcactttactgctcaggctagtctctaactcttgggctccatcgacccacccaccttggcctcccaaggcactgggattacaagtgtggacCACCACACCgaccaattatttttaaatgaattagcTAATAgcttaaaatttttctgttttaacttGCAGTATAGTAACTATTGGTAGATATAACCCACATAAATGAAACATCTTTAGggtctttaataatttttatagttaCAGTAGGTCCTTTGATGCCAAAGCATTCAGAACTGCTACCCTAGAGCACAGAGATGAAAGAAGAGTAGCTGTGAAATGAGGTTGGGATAATGAGTAAAAGCCAGATTTCGCAAGTTTTTGTAGACCTCCAGGATTCTGTCTGTTACCCTGAAGGCAGTGAGAAGCCATTCAGATGTTTCAAGCAGAGTGATGGCAAGATCAGATTTGATCATGAAAATACCAGTCTCACTACAGAATGAAGTATATGGGGCAAAGGTAGAATTAGAAAGATTATCACAGTAATCcaggcaaacaaaaaaatatataaaggaaaactCACCATGAAGAAATACTTAGAATATAATTAGGTAAATACAGTAATGAATTGAGTAAAGGAGAAAGGGGGAGATGTAAAGACTGTGCATAGATTTCTGCCACGTACAATTTGATGACAGTAAGTATTACTAAAACAATTACTGGAAAAGGATCCTATGAGAGAGATGGGAAATTTAGACTTATTTTAGATATTCAGTTTTAAACATGCTATATTGAAGTATCTTTGACATAAGCAAACAAAAGAATCAAATAGTTAAGATGTTGAGAACAGCCCTGAGGAGAGCTCCAGGATGGAAATACCAATTTGGGACTCATCTTGATAGACAGTAACTGGTTGTGGGAATGATGAGACTAATGAAGAAGTAAGTAGAGGCTGCAAACAGTTGATCAGTTGGCCAAATCGGACTTTAGACACATTTTCTTTGGGCCACACTGTTTatgcaaacttttaaaattagttacACACAGTTAAAAATAGGGAGATTgcagctggacgcagtggcttacgcctgtaatcccagcactttgggaggccgaggcaggcggatcacaaggtcaggagatggagaccatcctggctaacacggtgagaccatcctggctaacacggtgaaaccccatctctactaaaaatacaaaaaattagccaggtgtggtggcaggcactggtagtcccagctactcagaaggctgaggcaggagaatggaatgaacctgagaggcggagcttgcagtgagccgagatcgcgccactgcactccagcctgggcaacagagacagactccatccccccaaaaaaagggaGATtacagataaatgcaaatttagGGTTTCTCTCTTGAAAACAACTGGAAGCATACTGAAGGACAACAACCATTTAGAGCAGGGATTGGCAACTATAGCCTGATGCCTACTTTGCTAAATAAATTTTTACTGGAACATAACCATTTATGTTGTATTTTCTAGGGCTGCTTTTATACTACTGTGGCAGACTGAATGGCTGCAGGGAGACCATGTCCCACAAAGCCTAATTATTTACTATCTAGCCATTTACATAAAAACCACGCCAGCCCTTGAGCTAGAGCTAATGAAGTAATGGCTACTCCTTTCAGTTGAGGCCTGCACTCCTCTGGGTCACCAGTTTCCACCTTGCTTGCTTTAACTCAGTGATATTACCTCCTGGCCCATGTAAGTACTCAAGTTTATGATCCCAGGTATACAAAAGGAAGGGCgattaaaatcaaattttgagGAATTAGAATATTTAATTGTTCAAAAAAGAAGGCTAAGAAGATACACTCAGAGAAGTAAGAAGCAATTCCAAATGGattaagaatttaaagaaaaaaaataaagaatatactaGGAAACAGAGGCAAATATATATGTAGCCTTGGGGTAATGAAAAACGTTTTAAGCAGTACTgaaagggcagaaaaaaaaagattgcaaaaATTAAACTTGTACATCAAAATGCATAGCAAAACTGaaaggcaaaaactagaaaaaatatctGTAACATAACAAAAGGTAAAAAACCTCATATATAAGGACCTCTTAACAGATCACTGTGAAAACTGCAATACCCCAAAAAAGGGAGATGGGTGGTGAGTGGGTAAGTCACAGAAACTGACAGGTCTCTGAGGTGAAACAGACATATCCATAAtcacagggattttttttaaaactctttcaaTATTCAAaagcataacatttttaaaaaataagaatatccaGGAAGGATTTTCTTTATGAGCTGTACATACTACTAAGTATAGtaatgaaaacagtatggtactggacACAGACAAGAAACAGAAGCAAGTATGCAGGGGAACTAGGTTTACCACAGCTAGCATTACAAATCAGTAACAGAAGATTATTCCACGAACAATGCTGGACTTACTGGCTTTAAGtatggaaaaagacaaaattagtttTCCTGtttcataccatatacaaaaataagtaactgtaaaacaaaatggaacattttggaataaaataatctttctgaCACTGGGATAAAGTAGATAgacaatttataaaaaacaatattaaaaagttattaaaaattttaaattctatatgCCTAACacaccagaaaataaaatactccaAAGATTAGAAGAGCCAATTTCTTCTCACTGATTTGCAATGCTACTTCTGTCATATATTAGCAcctaaaatatatgaagaactccaCCAAATCAAGAGAAAAGATACAAACAGCCCAATCccaaaaaacaggcaaagggTAACTCACAAGAAGAAACTTgaatagccaacaaacatgaaatgcTCAAACTTGTATTTATccctcagagaaatgaaaattttaaaacatcattttacaTCTGTCAGATTGACAAAAATTACCAAGTCTGATAACTCAACTGTTGGCAGTTCCTAGTAAAGCTAAACATGTGATGATTTAAGACCTACTAATTCTTCTTCCAGTTATCTCTCTAAACCAGCTCTCAAGATgaacataaggaaaaaaaaagaaaaaaaaaaaatgaacataaggAATCAATAAAAGGATGATCACTGCAACTGTTACTAatggcaaaaaaataaagtattcagTTTATTCATACAATGGACTTACTACTCCACAGtagttaaaatgaataaacataattcaCATATATTAACAgattaatatcaaaatataatgtgaactttaaaaaatcagactACACAAGAAAAAGTGTAACAATAAAACacattgttttatatacatatgtatatacgtctctgtgtatacatacacatacacaaacactgaAATGATTCACACCATTTCAAGATATAATGGTTACTTCTAggggagaaagagaataaaagggtttcttttttttgttttttgttttgagacagagtctccctctgtcgcccaggctggagtgcaacggcatgatctcagctcactgcaacctccgcctactgagttcacgcaattctcctgcctcagcctcccaagtagctgtaattacaggtgcctgtcaccatccccagctaatttttgtatttttagcagagacaggttttcaccatgttggctaggctggtctcaaactcctgacctcaggtgatccacccatcttggcctccgaaagtgctgggattacaggcttgagccaccacgcccggccaagaataaAAGGGCTTTAActgaatatgtaatattttttatttcttaaaaaataaaagatatcacACAACCCAAAAGgatggctaaaatgaaaacacGATACTAAGTGTTGATAAGCATGTGAACAACTGGAACGCACATActctgctgctgggaatgtaattGGTACAGTGactctagaaacttctttggcaCTATCTACTAAAAATGAGTATGTATCTATCCTATGATAAAACAAGTCTACTTGtatgtatatatccaaaagaaatgcatatatttgttcaccaaaaggcatttaaaaagtgtacatagcagcattattcagacAGCTAAAAAAGGGAACTATCCAAATACTCATCTTCAGAAGAATAAACTGgtatattaacaaaatgaaaaattacacaacaatgaaaatgaataaattacaatGACATGCAACAACACGGATGTATCTCACAGCTAATGTTCAGTGAAGGAACCCCAGACACAAGAGTACATacaatatgattccatttatagaaagTTCAAGAACCGTCAAAACTTGGTGCTATAAGTTAGGATAAGGTTACCCTTGGGAGGAGAGAGGGGCCTGAAAGAGGGCACAAGGGTGCTTCTAGAGGTGCTGGTAAGGTTGTTTTCTTGATGTGGGCAATCGTTACATGAATGTGCtaaatttgtgaaaattcatcCAACTGTGAGTTTTATattgtaagaaaaagaaacaaaagaggcaAATGAAGCAAAATATTAGTATGTGTCTAATCTCAGTGATGGATAtatgaatgttattttattttctggacttctgtatatatttaaaatgctttagaatttttaaaaaattaaaaaataagggcACACAGGTATTTTCTTAAGCACCAAAAAGTATTTCTTCATTGTCCTGCCGGGCTATCATTTCTGAAGACTCCCATCTATCTGGCTCACCTGAATAGCTGCTTTTGGGGGTTTTTCTCTCAAGCTTCAATGGTTCTTTTCCATTCTCCAAGTTGTAGTTCTCAGGTTTGGAAACTGGAAGccctattcatttaaaaaaagaaaaagacagaaagaagaaagtaatggGAGTAAGTTATTTGTGGAAGTTTTCTTCCAGCAGGTTGAATTGTTACATATTCCTTTGTGAATTCcaactttctttcttatttttttaatttataaaaatttactttttattttttattttttatttttaaagttaatgggatctcactatattgcccaggcaggtctcgaactcctgggctcaagctatcctcccacctctgcctccctaagtgctgggattacaggcatgagccaccacgcccaactttCATGGCCACTGTCCTGCTGGACTTATTTATTTGCAATGGGTATAAAGATCTAAACTGGAATATGGTCTCAACTTCTTGATCTACAAAGACAAAGTATTATATATAGGAAGAGCTGAAGTAAGGGAGGGTGAACCTCTAAATAAAGCTTAAAATATCTACAGCAAGAGTCTGGGCCTGGTAAGGAGTTCAACTGGATttgtaaatacaaatattttcaactcagaaaagaaaggaatttctctttatttccttattgTGCGAGGAAACTTCAGAGAGATGTTGCAAATTAGTCCTTACctcaggaaaggaggaaaaagtgggACCTCAATGGCAGCACCACATAACTGTGGTAACTGAAGTTTTATCTTCtaatgtttttcctttccttcttcagtTACTAGAAGTCACTTTcttaggggattttttttttacatgaggTTTGGGAGGGGCTAACAGTTCCCTCTACCCCTCACATAATCATATGCATGCACGTGTGTATGCGTGCCATGCTGGTAGGCCCAGGATCTAAAACTGGCCACAGAGTACTCAATCTCTCTGGCTCTAGAGATTATTTCACCGATGGGCCTGTGACCTTATTTGCTGAAACTCCCAGAaaagaagcattttcttttttagcttaGCTATCTAACTGGAAGAATAACGTAACCCTGGGACTGCCACTGGCCATCTTTGCCACATAGGGAGATCCTAAGAATAAAGCTAATACAGAGCAAAACCAAGCcaattgattaaaaataaatcaatgaatacaggaaaTTCTTGATAATATATTTGGATTCCTgaaaaatcaagatttttttcccctttaagaGTGTGAGTTAAGTTTCTGTCACTTAAATCCAAAGAATCCTGATACAAAACAAGCATAGACATTTCATCAAGAATCTAAATCAAAAACAGATTTTCTACATAGGCCAAAAAGAATTAACACTTTTTGACTCCTGAATGCAAAGGTGAAGGCTTTGTTAAGTTATTTCACTTTCATTAAAGTAATGATGTTCCCGTAAGCAGATTCCAGAATCACAATGATAATCCATTCTTACAAAGTGAGACCAGGTTCCTAtagttctccagcatcacatcCCTTTGTGCAGGATCCAGCTTCCCCCACTCCTCTGGCGTAAAGTCCATGGCCACATCCTTGAATGTCACTGTTTCCTAAGACATAAAACATCTTTTTCAACATCTTTCCCTTGATAACCTCTCTTTCATCCCCCAGTTTCTGCTGGCCCTGGAGCAAAAGCCTGAGATGCACTTAACAGGGGAACTGACTGTGATAAATGACAAGTATTCTAATGGTCATCAGATTCAGAGTACTTTACGTAAAGGGTAACTAtcaattatgtgccaggcacactaTGCTAGATTCAATATGAGAACTAAAAGATGACCCTGGTTTCTCCATTGAGAGACTACAATTTTTCTGAGGAATAAAGTATTAAAATACGAACCAATGAGTCAACAATGTAGTttgattaaagtaaaatataagaaGAGGGAAATAAATGTCATGTCTACATAATGCTTCTCTGAGTTCTCAATAAAAAATTGATGAGTCAGTCTAGCCAATCACAAGATGAATTGCAATACAGaacttggaaaagaagaagtcgtGGAAAGAAAAGACAGCAAAAACAAATCCAATTAAACATGAATTAATTCAAGGCAAAAAGCATTAAATTGGAAAATGGCTCCAATTTATGAGATACGACTCATAAATATTTACGTGTAAAATATCGTAAGATTATACTTCTataagacaaaaaatacaaaaaccataaGGAGATAGATACATATCTGCATTGAACATGCACCTTTAAGTAAACCCATAGACAACAGCAATAATATTTCAAGGTTACTGAAAGAAATATGCGTCAAATGCTCTAACTGGATAGAAAACACCTTCTGTTTAAACATGTAGCATTTGCAAGAAGTAACAAAGTAAATTTCAGTACATTccaaaaatagaacagaataatttataactgagaaaatacatcaaaatatgaaaataatgatgaaataaaataggaaaaaaatgccaAATGGCTAAAACTGTACTCAGAGGAAATTTCATAGCTTTAAAcacttccatttcatttttttaaaaatgtaaataaatgaccAGAGCACACAAATCAAGttagaacaaaaaacaaaggaaaagagaaatatttacaatataaaagcagaaatttttacaagagaaaaataagacagcTGGAAAATCTGAATAAGGTCAGTAGGTTATAGTATTATGCCAATGTGAATGTCCTGATTTTGAAAAAAGCATAATAAagcaaagtaaaatataaatttttacaaaatctGGGTGAAGCATATACAAGTTCTTTGTGCTATTTGCCACACTTCttatgtctaaaattatttcaaagtaaagcTACTATGGGAAAATAATCTAAGATTTAAGAAATAAGAGAATTATTCCCTTAAGATAAAATAATACGTAAAAATCACTCAGTAGCCCCTAAGTAGAACAGACATTATGAGGAAAAATGACCTTTAGCTTCGAATCTGCATATACATAACTAAATCAACATTCAGTGGGGATTAAGTGCCAAACGATTAGAAGAAAAAGCCAGAACAACAAAAATGCAAACCATTGCACaaacagcaggaaaaaaatacaaaagaggaaACAATAAATCACAGgaaacagaattataaaaatcacACGGCAAGAAAAGTTTGAAACGCATGTATTACATGTGAATGAGCAAATTTCCCTtataaaaaggttttttaaaaaagccacatCCTATATACAGAATAGGCCATCcaaacaaaatattattgctaGGTTGGGTACTGGTGAGTAAATGGAAGGAAATATAATATACTGTATGTCTGAATACAGTAGTGCAAGCAcaacaaaaaatgtgaaaaaatatacatagtaGAGAGAGGCAGGGACTGATTTTGAGGGGAAAGTAGCATTACCTTTACATTTCTGTATGTCTGTGTTGTTCACTTTGTTACAATGAAGAAGAACTAAaaccttaatatttttaaaaatctattaaagataaaaaatagccCAGGCGAAAAAAGGTGCAGACATGGCCAAGTCCAAgaaccacaccacacacaaccagtCCCGAAAATGGCACAGAAATGGTATCAAGAAACCCCGATCACAAAGATATGAATCTCTTAAGGGGGTGGACCCCAAGTTCCTGAGGAACATGCGCTTTGCCAAGAAGCACAACAAGAAGGGCCTAAAGAAGATGCAGGCCAACAATGCCAAGGCCATGAGTGCACGTGCCGAGGCTGTCAAGGCCCTCGTAAAGCCCAAGGAGGTTAAGCCCAAGATCCCAAAGGGTGTCAGCCGCAAGCTTGATCGATCTGCCTACATTGCCCACCCCAAGCTTGGGAAGCGTGCTTGTGCTCGCATTGCCAAGGGGCTCCGGCTGTGCCGGCCAAAGGCCAAGGCCAAGGATCAAACCA
It includes:
- the LOC104659612 gene encoding 60S ribosomal protein L29-like translates to MAKSKNHTTHNQSRKWHRNGIKKPRSQRYESLKGVDPKFLRNMRFAKKHNKKGLKKMQANNAKAMSARAEAVKALVKPKEVKPKIPKGVSRKLDRSAYIAHPKLGKRACARIAKGLRLCRPKAKAKDQTKAQAAAPASIPAQAPKGAQATTKATE